The following are encoded in a window of Bradyrhizobium guangdongense genomic DNA:
- a CDS encoding c-type cytochrome codes for MLRRTIYVILIAAVVAFALYWWLTAPTALALPAPTRGPDLANGQELFNAGGCSSCHAVPNQPDRLKLGGGLALGSPFGTFYAPNISPDPTDGIGRWSEAEFINAVMRGISPDGTHYFPAFPYTSYHIAKVDDVRDLFAYLKTLPAVSGRVRDHDLPFPFNIRRNVGIWKLLFMDVGPFVPDAKRSAQWNRGRYLVNGFGHCAECHSPRNFLGGVIAAQRFAGGPNPEGEGWVPNITQKGIGDWSERDIADFLETGDMPEGDSASGAMRPVIKNLAQLRPEDRAAMAAYLKSLAPVDGPTPPKRANPPS; via the coding sequence ATGCTGCGACGAACAATTTATGTCATTTTGATTGCTGCTGTCGTAGCCTTTGCCCTCTATTGGTGGCTGACCGCGCCGACCGCACTCGCCTTGCCGGCACCGACGCGCGGACCGGACCTTGCCAACGGGCAGGAGCTGTTCAACGCCGGCGGCTGTTCGTCCTGCCATGCCGTGCCCAACCAGCCCGATCGCCTGAAGCTCGGGGGAGGCCTCGCGCTCGGCTCGCCGTTCGGCACGTTCTATGCCCCGAACATTTCGCCTGATCCGACCGACGGCATCGGCCGCTGGAGCGAGGCCGAGTTCATCAATGCGGTGATGCGCGGCATTTCGCCCGACGGCACGCACTATTTCCCGGCATTTCCCTACACTTCCTACCACATCGCCAAAGTCGATGATGTCCGCGATCTCTTCGCCTATTTGAAGACGCTGCCGGCGGTGTCGGGGCGGGTACGCGACCACGACCTGCCGTTTCCCTTCAACATCCGCCGCAATGTCGGCATCTGGAAATTGCTGTTCATGGATGTCGGGCCGTTCGTGCCGGACGCAAAGCGTTCGGCGCAATGGAATCGCGGTCGCTATCTGGTGAACGGCTTCGGCCATTGCGCCGAGTGCCACAGTCCGCGCAATTTTCTCGGCGGCGTCATCGCCGCGCAGCGCTTCGCCGGCGGTCCCAATCCGGAAGGCGAGGGCTGGGTCCCCAACATCACGCAGAAGGGCATCGGTGACTGGAGCGAGAGAGATATCGCCGACTTCCTCGAGACCGGCGACATGCCCGAGGGCGACAGCGCATCGGGCGCGATGCGGCCGGTCATCAAGAACCTCGCGCAGCTGAGGCCAGAGGATCGTGCTGCGATGGCCGCCTATCTGAAGTCGCTTGCGCCGGTCGACGGGCCGACGCCGCCCAAACGCGCGAATCCGCCCAGCTAG
- a CDS encoding Lrp/AsnC ligand binding domain-containing protein, producing the protein MVPFFVQIKCKLGQSYTVANALAEAEIASEIYSTAGQYDLLVKFYVDKDTDIGHFVNEKVQVLPGIQDTLTIITFKAFGAS; encoded by the coding sequence ATGGTTCCTTTCTTCGTCCAGATCAAATGCAAGCTCGGCCAGTCCTACACGGTGGCCAACGCGCTTGCCGAAGCCGAGATCGCCTCCGAGATCTATTCCACGGCCGGCCAATACGATCTGCTGGTGAAGTTCTATGTCGACAAGGACACCGACATCGGCCACTTCGTTAACGAGAAGGTGCAGGTGCTGCCGGGCATCCAGGACACGCTCACGATCATCACCTTCAAGGCGTTCGGCGCGAGCTAG
- a CDS encoding PAS domain S-box protein, whose amino-acid sequence MWAFFQRLLDTSMFSPHGICLLWEPELIWLHVVSDASIALAYFSIPFALAILVTKRRDLKFGWVFWAFAAFIMACGLTHVLSIYTLWVPIYGIEGLVKAATAIASIFTAAALWPLLPKILTIPSPFELQKVQAALEEEETKRRDATQLLKQVEEAQRAMRESVARLTAVVETAVDGVILFDAQNRILLFNPACERLFGYQAREVINRNVRVLMPGGAGAGSDGPVPGFATGGETTGLRKDGSTFPMDLSVGQAMQDGELIFVGIIHDLTARKLTEQQLQQAQKMETVGQLSGGIAHDFNNLLTVIIGNAEHLGEQLKARPDLRQFADDICQSGERGAELTQRLLAFSRRQLLRPQTIDCRELILSMLKLFKRTLRENIEISTAFGPGTIKAFADPSQLESAVLNLALNAQDAMPSGGRLTLSTELAAIDEDYRALHPEVAPGAYALISVTDDGDGMTPEVIEHAFEPFFTTKEVGKGSGLGLSMVYGFAKQSDGHVSIYSEQGLGTTVRIYLPRAGGGQPLVDVLESEEAAPRGHETILIAEDDPFVRSSVILRVEALGYNVLAAVNGQEALQRLRADPGIDLLFTDIVMPGGMSGWELADQARRIRPALPVLFTSGYALESLVEQGRAQAHSVVLTKPYRKAELAQRLRDAFAAASVTS is encoded by the coding sequence ATGTGGGCCTTCTTCCAACGCCTCCTCGACACGTCGATGTTCTCGCCGCATGGCATCTGCCTGCTATGGGAACCCGAGCTGATCTGGCTTCACGTCGTCTCCGATGCCAGCATCGCGCTCGCCTATTTCTCGATCCCGTTTGCGCTCGCGATCCTCGTCACCAAACGGCGTGACCTCAAATTTGGCTGGGTCTTTTGGGCATTCGCGGCCTTCATCATGGCCTGCGGGCTGACGCATGTGCTGTCGATCTACACGCTCTGGGTGCCGATCTACGGCATCGAGGGCCTTGTCAAGGCGGCGACCGCGATCGCGTCGATCTTCACCGCGGCCGCGCTCTGGCCGCTGTTGCCGAAGATCCTGACGATCCCCTCCCCGTTCGAGCTGCAGAAGGTCCAGGCCGCGCTCGAGGAGGAGGAGACCAAGCGCCGCGACGCGACGCAGCTGCTCAAGCAGGTGGAAGAGGCACAGCGCGCAATGCGCGAAAGCGTGGCGCGTCTCACCGCGGTCGTCGAGACCGCGGTCGACGGCGTCATCCTGTTCGATGCGCAGAACCGCATCCTGCTGTTCAACCCGGCCTGCGAGCGGTTGTTCGGCTATCAGGCCAGAGAGGTGATCAACAGGAACGTCAGGGTGCTGATGCCAGGCGGAGCCGGCGCCGGGTCCGACGGCCCGGTCCCCGGCTTCGCGACCGGCGGCGAGACGACTGGCCTGCGCAAGGACGGATCGACTTTTCCGATGGACCTGTCGGTCGGCCAGGCCATGCAGGACGGCGAGCTGATCTTCGTCGGCATCATCCACGATCTGACCGCGCGCAAGCTGACCGAGCAGCAACTCCAGCAGGCGCAGAAGATGGAAACCGTCGGCCAGCTCTCCGGCGGAATCGCGCACGACTTCAACAACCTGCTGACCGTGATCATCGGCAATGCCGAGCATCTCGGCGAGCAGCTCAAGGCCCGGCCGGATCTGCGCCAGTTCGCCGACGATATCTGCCAGTCCGGTGAACGCGGCGCGGAGCTCACGCAGCGGCTGCTCGCCTTCAGCCGCCGGCAGCTGTTGCGGCCGCAGACGATCGATTGCCGCGAGCTCATCTTGTCCATGCTCAAGCTGTTCAAGCGCACCCTGCGCGAGAATATCGAGATCAGCACCGCCTTCGGACCCGGCACGATCAAGGCCTTTGCCGACCCCTCCCAGCTCGAATCCGCCGTGCTGAACCTGGCGCTGAATGCGCAGGACGCGATGCCGTCAGGCGGCCGTCTGACGCTGAGCACCGAGCTCGCCGCGATCGACGAGGACTATCGCGCCCTGCACCCGGAAGTCGCGCCCGGCGCCTACGCTCTGATATCGGTCACGGACGACGGTGACGGCATGACGCCTGAGGTGATCGAGCACGCCTTCGAGCCGTTCTTCACCACCAAGGAGGTCGGCAAGGGTTCTGGGCTCGGGCTCAGCATGGTCTATGGCTTCGCCAAGCAATCCGACGGCCATGTCTCGATCTATAGCGAGCAAGGCCTGGGGACGACCGTCCGGATCTATCTGCCGCGCGCCGGCGGCGGACAGCCGCTAGTCGACGTACTGGAGAGCGAAGAGGCCGCACCGCGCGGCCATGAGACCATCCTGATCGCCGAGGACGATCCGTTCGTGCGCTCCTCGGTGATCCTCCGGGTGGAGGCGCTCGGCTACAATGTCCTCGCCGCCGTCAACGGTCAGGAGGCCTTGCAGCGGCTGCGCGCTGACCCCGGCATCGACCTGCTGTTCACCGATATCGTCATGCCCGGCGGGATGAGCGGCTGGGAGCTCGCCGATCAGGCCCGGCGTATCAGGCCCGCCCTGCCGGTCCTGTTCACCTCAGGCTATGCGCTGGAGAGCCTGGTGGAGCAAGGTCGCGCACAGGCCCATTCGGTCGTCCTGACCAAGCCCTATCGCAAGGCCGAGCTTGCCCAGCGGCTCAGGGACGCATTTGCCGCCGCGTCCGTGACCTCCTAA
- the thiD gene encoding bifunctional hydroxymethylpyrimidine kinase/phosphomethylpyrimidine kinase: MMAPVALTIAGSDSSGGAGIQADLKTFAALGVYGASAITALTAQNTEGVAGIHAVPADFVTAQIDAVFADLAVGAVKIGMVAQAGTIEAIVAALSRWKPRHVVLDPVMVATSGDRLLAAEAVEALRTKLMPLASVITPNLPEAAALLDEPVARSEAEIERQGRRLLGLGCRAVLIKGGHGEGRESIDYLVSTDTTIALAAPRVATRNTHGTGCSLSSAVAAGLAKGEDLETAVRNAKTWISAAIAAADRFSIGHGHGPIHHFHNFY; encoded by the coding sequence ATGATGGCGCCCGTGGCGCTCACCATCGCCGGCTCCGATTCGAGCGGCGGCGCCGGCATCCAGGCCGATCTGAAGACCTTCGCCGCGCTCGGCGTCTATGGCGCGTCCGCTATCACGGCGCTGACGGCGCAGAACACCGAAGGCGTCGCCGGGATCCACGCCGTGCCTGCCGATTTCGTCACCGCGCAGATCGATGCAGTGTTCGCCGATCTGGCCGTCGGCGCGGTGAAGATCGGCATGGTGGCGCAGGCCGGCACGATCGAGGCGATCGTTGCCGCGCTGTCGCGCTGGAAGCCTCGCCACGTCGTGCTAGATCCGGTGATGGTCGCAACGTCGGGCGATCGCCTGCTGGCCGCTGAAGCCGTCGAAGCCTTGCGCACGAAGCTGATGCCGCTTGCATCGGTGATCACGCCCAATCTGCCTGAGGCCGCCGCGCTGCTCGACGAGCCGGTCGCGCGAAGCGAGGCCGAGATCGAACGTCAGGGGCGTCGGTTACTCGGTCTTGGCTGCCGCGCGGTCCTGATCAAGGGCGGGCACGGCGAGGGCCGTGAGAGCATCGACTATCTCGTCAGCACCGACACAACGATCGCACTCGCCGCGCCGCGCGTTGCGACCCGCAACACCCACGGCACCGGCTGCTCGCTGTCCTCGGCCGTCGCCGCGGGTCTTGCCAAGGGCGAAGATCTCGAGACGGCTGTTCGCAACGCCAAGACCTGGATCAGCGCGGCCATCGCGGCCGCCGACCGCTTCAGCATCGGTCATGGCCACGGGCCGATCCATCATTTCCACAACTTCTACTGA
- a CDS encoding UDP-2,3-diacylglucosamine diphosphatase has protein sequence MGSYDVSDESPERRFRTLFISDVHLGARGSQADLLLDFLRYHDADTIYLVGDIVDGWALKSGWYWPQSHNDLVQKLLRKARKGAKVIYIPGNHDEFLRKYYGTHFGGIDVVENTVHTGADGKRYLVIHGDIFDLVVQNARWLAHLGDRAYDFAIRMNRLVNFFRRMFGVRYWSLSQWAKQKVKKAVNYIGAFEEALAAEARRHEADGVICGHIHYAVIRDEAGIRYMNCGDWVESCTAIVEHEDGQFEIITWADHLQKPAPVAQVAAKAA, from the coding sequence ATGGGAAGTTACGATGTGAGTGACGAGAGCCCGGAGCGGCGCTTTCGCACGTTGTTCATCTCCGACGTCCATCTCGGAGCCCGCGGCTCGCAAGCCGACCTTCTGCTAGACTTCCTGCGCTACCACGACGCCGATACGATCTATCTCGTCGGCGACATCGTTGACGGCTGGGCGCTGAAATCCGGCTGGTACTGGCCGCAATCGCACAACGATCTGGTGCAGAAGCTCCTGCGCAAGGCGCGCAAGGGCGCCAAGGTCATTTACATCCCGGGCAATCACGACGAGTTCCTGCGGAAATATTACGGCACGCATTTCGGCGGCATCGACGTCGTCGAGAACACCGTCCACACCGGCGCGGACGGCAAGCGCTATCTCGTCATCCACGGCGATATCTTCGATCTCGTGGTGCAGAACGCGCGTTGGCTCGCCCATCTCGGCGACAGGGCCTACGATTTCGCGATCCGGATGAACCGGCTGGTCAACTTCTTCCGCCGCATGTTCGGCGTGCGCTACTGGTCGCTGTCACAATGGGCCAAGCAGAAGGTCAAGAAGGCGGTCAACTATATCGGCGCCTTCGAGGAGGCCCTTGCCGCCGAGGCGCGCCGCCATGAGGCCGACGGCGTGATCTGCGGGCACATCCACTACGCCGTAATCCGTGACGAGGCCGGTATCCGCTACATGAACTGCGGTGACTGGGTGGAAAGCTGCACGGCAATCGTCGAGCACGAGGACGGCCAGTTCGAGATCATCACCTGGGCCGATCACTTGCAAAAGCCCGCGCCGGTCGCGCAAGTGGCCGCAAAGGCGGCCTGA